One Fundulus heteroclitus isolate FHET01 chromosome 11, MU-UCD_Fhet_4.1, whole genome shotgun sequence DNA segment encodes these proteins:
- the LOC110368689 gene encoding rab11 family-interacting protein 3-like: MEELPRISDEEEPVTVGIKDLSERFDLALKKYRQAKELHEKLIEQGQITEELMAEMEQENRTLVNRIQDLKEQTEKEKKSIEKNSEILQQKGLVLNKMKIGQMEDKLKELKEENEQLAAELDDLVKDCQGETAAEIEIKDNQKIQMALQNKDAQIERLSRIESEWKGEIERNATIIEDLRKELKHLDKHQRDIEEEHNLMVLKYEADTEAQHSLEEDNDEHNNRKCWWPCGAMILQRGARAAGYMVLVVILFAFIMGFLATTCGIPDPTCNLWMMAFELLEPYGELAYSNPPVF; encoded by the exons ATGGAGGAACTGCCCCGCATAAGTGACGAAGAGGAGCCTGTCACTGT AGGAATCAAAGACCTGAGTGAAAGATTTGACCTGGCCCTTAAAAAATACAGACAGGCTAAGGAACTCCATGAAAAACTGATCGAGCAGGGGCAGATAACTGAGGAGCTGATGGCTGAAATGGAGCAAGAAAATCGGACCCTGGTCAACAGAATCCAAGA TTTAAAAGAACagacagaaaaggagaaaaaatctattgaaaaaaattcagaaatCCTGCAGCAGAAAGGTTTGGTGTTGAATAAAATGAAGATCGGACAAATG GAAGACaagctgaaggagctgaaggaggAAAATGAACAGCTGGCTGCTGAG CTGGATGATCTGGTGAAGGACTGTCAGGGGGAAACAGCAGCTGAGATTGAAATCAAG GACAACCAGAAGATTCAGATGGCCCTACAGAACAAGGACGCCCAAATTGAGAGA CTGTCTAGGATAGAGAGTGAATGGAAAGGGGAGATAGAAAGGAACGCTACGATCATTGAG GATCTTAGAAAAGAACTGAAACACCTGGACAAGCATCAGCGAGACATTGAGGAGGAACATAACCT AATGGTACTGAAATATGAAGCAGACACAGAGGCCCAGCATTCACTG gAGGAAGATAACGATGAGCATAACAACAGAAAATG CTGGTGGCCCTGTGGAGCTATGATACTGCAGAGAGGAGCCAGGGCAGCCGGATATATGGTCCTTGTTGTCATCCTTTTTGCATTCATCATGGGTTTCCTGGCGACTACCTGCGGCATTCCTGATCCCACTTGCAACTTGTGGATGATGGCATTCGAGCTTCTGGAGCCTTACGGAGAACTTGCCTACAGCAATCCGCCTGTTTTTTGA